Part of the Oreochromis aureus strain Israel breed Guangdong linkage group 20, ZZ_aureus, whole genome shotgun sequence genome, ACTACCTACTGTAGCAGGCAATTTTACGACATTATTTGACCATGAACACTGGAGCACTGTGTCAGTACATTCACATTCCTCTGACAACACCACTGTCTATTTGATGCACCGCAAAGGCACTTTAAGCATGGAACAGCAGTTGCATAGATTTCAAGGGAGCATGAcacatctgtgttttattcCTAGCTGAAGTAGGCCCAGGTTTTATCTGACTTTTTCAAACAAACAACTATTTTTAGTACAAACTGTCAGAAAACAgacatacaaaacaaaatccttTGGTCCCTTTCAAATCTTTGGTAGTGTTACAATCATTTATTGCTTGGTTAAGAACATGTTAAGGCTCTGAAGAGTGGCTGGCAAGCTTTTTGTTTCAGACTTGTTTGGGGTGGGGGTGAACTGTGACTATATAACTACCATAGAGGCAGAGAAGATCATAGCAGACAGGCAGCTACACCTCTAGACTAGACCGCTCAATCCTCAATGACTTCGGAGGACTCAGACACCACTTTGCCATCCTTGGTCTCAATCATCTTGATCACAACATTCTTCTTAGTCTGGGTGCTGTATCCACCGGCACTGCCGCTGCCGCTGCTGAAGCCACTACTGCTGTATCCGCCACCGTATCCACTACCGTATCCACTACCGTATCCGCTGCCGAAACCGCTGGAGTAGGTGCTCGAGTAGCTGCTCTTCATGCTGTCCATGGGGAATCCACTGTAGCTTGCTGTTGAGAGACAATActttaacttaaaaatgttcaaTTAATAGGTTAAACTGGTTCAACTCTGTTAAACCTGAAAACTACAAGAGAATCCAACCTACAACTGCTGCAGGATGTCACTGAAGGGAACTTACTGCTCTGCTGGGAGATGTTGATAGCCTTGATGCCGTTCGCCAATCTGTCCTCTTCTCCCTCCAGGAGTTTTCTGTAGGTGGCGATCTCAATGTCCAGAGCCAGCTTGACGTTCATTAGGTCCTGGTATTCTCTGATCTGGCGGGCCATGTCCTGTTTGGCTCTCTGCAGGGCATCTTCCAGGTCCTTGACGCGGGCCTTGGCGTCCTTTACAGCCAGCTCGCCACGCTCCTCCGCCTCAGCAATCTGGGCCTCCAGGTTGGCACGCTAACAGATGATTGATAAAAAAATAAGACTTTGTCCAATCAACTGGGAGTAAATGACTAGGCTAACTGTGGTGGCTGAAAATACCTGTCCCTTGACGGCGTCAATCTCTGACTGTAGTCTCTGGATCATGCGGTTAAGGTCTGCGATCTCTGTCTTTGTAGCCCTCAAGTCATCTCCGTATCTGTTGGCGGATGTCTGCATCTCCTCATACTAAATGAACATTGATAAAGCAAGATATTAAAATCCAGAAAGTCTCTCATGAGAACGACCTGATAAACGTCAAAGGAACCATGCGTTACCTTGGTCTTATACCATGTCTCTGCCTCAGCACGGGTACGGTTGGCAATGTCCTCATACTGTGCCTTAACCTCTGCCACGATGGAATCCATGTCCAGGTTGCGGCTGTTGTCCATCTCCACAATGACTGACGTGTCCTTGATCTGGCTCTGGAGCTCACGCAGTTCCTAGTCAAAAGGCAAAGAGAAGAAGAGGTGAAAGATTAGTCATGTAAACCCCGTGATGAAACACATAAAACTTACACACTCAAAGAAAAGATGCTAAACAGATGAAAAAATCAAGATTGCTGCAAAGGCAAAACATATTCCAAAGGGATACCACAAACATCATAAGAATGCCATGACAGGGAAGATAAATGCTGATGAAAGCAGCAAGTGGTTTAGTGGTTGGAGGTTTTGAAGCCAAAAGGGAAGCAGGGAACAAACAATGCAGTCACGCTGATTTTGTGCCGTACCTCCTCATAGATCGACCTGAGGAAGTTAATCTCATCTGTCAAACTCTCCAGCTTAGCCTCCAGCTCAACCTTATTCATGTAGGCCTCATCGACatcctggaagaaaaaaaagaaaagcaaaacttttGTTAGAACAGGAGGCTAATTTAAGAAAAGTTGTACCTTCTTAACATTGACTCCAACCCACCTAGGGTTGGAGTCTTTTTTTATAGAACACCAAACGGTTAATCTTTTAACAGAAAGACTATAGGAGACTTCATTTGAAATGTAACATGTCCTAGTTTCTGAATTTCTGCTGTGGCTCAAACAACAGTCTACCCCAACCCCTGGcccagcagaaaaaaaacagtgctgACCTTCTTGATCAGGACAAAGTCATTCTCACACTCTGTGCGCTTGTTGATCTCGTCTTCatacctgaaaggaaaaagacAATAGTATTTATGAGGCCATTTTGAAAATCCAGAAATAACTCAatatatttcagtgtttttaaactAAAGTAACACTAGGTGGTGCAAGAAGACCATCACTGATTGGTGAACTCCTTTGGGACATTTGCCTCACACAGTGTTTGTTGACTCTGGGCCAAGAGGTGTTGCTGATATTTCTCCCTCAGGAGCCCCTCAGCTGATGTGCCCCATTTGTCTGCAGACAACTAACGAGCACATGCAGCACTGCTGTCCTCTGATGGAGATGTGCACGCCAGCATGGGCACAATCAAGCTTGTTTCCCCCTTGTGTAATGCTATAGACAGGTCTGCTGACAGCCAACTCACTAGCAATGAGCTTTACCTCCACTCATACGTAATGTAATGTGTGTTTGGAACATGCTTCCTGAGTGTTGTAATTCCCTCGAGTAAGTGTGACGCAAAACAACGGACAGATGTAGGGAGTAGTCTGTACAGCTCACTCAGATGTAAGGCTTCTTTTCCATATTAGTTAAATGGAAACAGATGAATCCTACATAAAACATACGTATCAGCCCTGCAGGACTGAAGCGGCCCATTCTTTGCCCTCACTGACCCACTCCCTCCACACTCACTTGTTCTTGAAGTCCTCCACCAGGCCCTGCATGTTGTGCAGGTCAGCTTCCAGCTTCATCTTGTCGTTGCCCAGCCCGTCCAGCTGTCTGCGAAGGTTGGCGATGTAAGCCTCGAACATGGCGTCGATGTTGGAGCGGGTGGTGGTCTGTCCCTGCAGCAGGCTCCACTTGGTCTCCAGCATTTTGTTCTGCTGCTCCAGGAAGCGGACCTGAGGTTCACAGAAAGAGGCAGAAAAGACAGGGTTATGCATCTGACTGTGTACAATCATATATGGATGAATATAAGCAAGCAGTAAATGAAACAGGCTTTCAACAAGTCAGTCACTTACATTTTTGCTTGTTGTTAGACATGTGAGTTATTATGAAACTTCCTTGTAAAGTATGAGTGTGCGGTCAATGGGACCCTGATGCAATAGAATAGCTTTATCTAAGGATTCAGTTACCATCAACCTCGCCATTTGCCACCTATTGTCTTTGTTGTTCTTGTCTATCTTTGGTGTTTTGCAAGCTGCTCTGTTGCCAGACTGGCTGTTCTGTTTTTCCAAAGGAAGGTACGCATGACATGCTCGCATCCTGACAGGAGGTAGGGGGTTGGAAAAAAGCAGTGATGGAGGAACAGCTTTAGCTGACCATTCTCCCGCAtgtcttcctgtttttgtgtgacaaataaaaaaaggggGTGAAGCTGAGTTTTGTCAGCAGGCAGACGAAGAAAGGTCAATATTTAACCACGCAATATGGATGTGATGAAGGGAGAGAACATGAAGCGAGAGGGAGCTAGACCGGGCAAAGTGAAGAGCTGTGTGGTTTGCATACGTCTGAACAGTAAAAAGAGAAACAGTGAAAGCAGATGTGTGACTCATTGGACCTTGGACCATGAGACAGTGCGCTCTAAAGCTGAGGCCTAACAGCCTCCTGTTGTCTTCATTAGAGCTGGAGTGAAATCAGATAACAGAAATGACTCCAAATACAGCACATAAGATAAAAGACATGTGGGCGGAAGTTCGTTTGCTTGGTGTCAAAGCATGCAAAATGCACTCTAGCTTCCTTAATCATTGCTCTGGGAGTAACAGAGTCGATATGCAGCCAGTCAGCTGGCACTGGCAAGAACATGAAACCAACTGgcctttttaaatattaacCCACTCCTGAGAGCTCAGAGGACAAATACTCTACTGAGTGTCACACAAACTTTCATGGATCTCACTGCTGATTAGAAAGATAAAAACTTCATCTGCTGATACACCCGGTGGGCATTCTTTATACAGTGTGTCACTCTGAAAGACGCCATTGTCACAAAGGTAACAATAGCACTCAGTACTGACTGTATGCGTGTATTTGGCAGGGGTGGGGGCCAGCAGGGAGAGCCACACCCCAAGCAAAGGGAGGGACCATTCCCAAGGTAACTCGTATCACAAGCCCTGAGCTCTGCCCTGACACACCCTGAACTTTTTTCTCTCgcttctctcttctctctctctctttgtcttcgTTTCTCATTCTACACGTCTGTTTTTCATCACTATAAAAGGGCAGCCAGAGCCAAAAGATATGAGAGCCTAACCCCGAGTTGCCTTTTGTAGCGTTTGTGGGAGGGAAGCAAAGAGAGGAATAAATCAAATTTCCCCATGCAGCAAAAGTGAGGAAATCAGCATTACAGGACATGTGGCGAACATATGGGTCTCACTCTCAAATGTTGCATAACAGTGTTAACATAACAGCTCTGAATTACATACAATACAgcattctttctttttagcACATTTTGCCCAAGCTTTCAGCTTTCAGTGCAACTAAAGTAGCTCTTGCCTGAGAAGAATAAAACAGCCCGAGACTTTGAGCCACACTCATCTGACCACTACTACAACTCTTACCTTGTCAATGAAGGAAGCAAAGCGGTTGTTGAGGCTCTTGATCTGCTCCTTCTCCTGGGTGCGGACAACTTGGATGTTGGGGTCAATCTCCAGGTTCAGGGGGGCCAGAAGGCTCTTGTTCACAGTCACAGCAGTGATGGGGGTCTGGCCACCCAAACCACCACCGAAGCCAAAACCCATTCCCCCTGAGCCACCCATGCCTGAGCTCACGCTGTAGGCAGAGGACCTGGTGATGCCACCACCCACCAACTGACTAGGAGCACCATAGGAACTCCTGACGGAGTACCTCTTGCTGGCAGTGATGCTTGGTCCACCATAGGAACTGCTGCTGAAGTTCCTTGGAGCAGAAGAGCTCTTGTAACTCATCGCGGTCGTCCTGTAAGACATTGTGAAGTAGTTTTTCTTTTGGATGAAACGAGTCTGGGTAGGTCAGACCAAGTGGCTCGGTAAATAAGGCAGGCAGTCAGGCAGGCCAGCAGTGGGGAGAGACCAGAGTGGATAGAAAGACGAGAATCTACTGAAGAGTTTTAAAGCCTTCCCCAGTGGGAGGGGACTTCAGTGACTTCAGGCTTTAGATGCCATTGGCTGCAGGTCTATGACAGGGAGGGCTGGGCTGTAACTCTACACTTCTATGACACACTGTCCAGTCATTCAAAACCATTACCTGCCCTTTCTACAGGCTTCTCTGGGTTGTAAgaaaaaacttttctttttgaggAATGTGGAGATATTTCTCtcctcagtctgtctctttccTAGTAAAAGTATTCAAGCACACTACAAATGAAATCCTTTCTAGTAATAATAATTGTATTCTAGTTGAAGCTTTGTATGACAAAAACTGCAGCATTAGTTTGGGGGGGGCTGGTTGCTGAGTTGGTGGTTGATAAGCAGCTCAGCAGTTCTCGCACATGTACGTGAGTTACATCTGTACAACAAAAAGTGATGTGTTATAATTCATTGATAAGGCATTTGTGAACTGGTATGTGTAAGAAGGGAGGTGTCATCTTAATGGAACAAACAATGAATATGGAATGTAGACTGGGATGCACTGCGATGATTTTGGTAATTGCTCAGTGTCTATTCTGCAAGGAATTCCTTCACCCTCCTTTCTGTGACTTCAACACAAATAACACATCATCACAGATCATTCAGCTCCACCAAGTCTGTGTACACATCTTTCTGATGTCTGTCCAAAACACAGTTTAGCAGGACACTGtaaatttgcattataacaTATTCATATTACAGGTTGGACTACAAGTTGTTGTGCATGCAGTTCAAAACTTGGCCATCTCTAATTCAGCCTTGTAGGAGTTAgacctttttattttcttactttgagtTAGCAGCAAAGATTTACACTAATCCCACGCCTCAAGCTAGCCGGCAACAGTCAGCAGCCAGTTAGTGATAGCTTAGCTTGCATTCCTTATACAACTGAAAGTTTTCCTTACTCTGATACATGACCTATAAATCATTAGTAAAATATTAACTAACAGGCCAGTGCATAACCATTTATAAAGGGTCTCTTATTAGTTTCAAtaagaaatgttttcttttttaatatttattttaatttgtacaGAAATCAAAGATTACCAGCAAACAATTACCTAGCTTACATGCTAACAGGCTAGCCTGGCCTTTTGTTAAGCTAAGGTAATCGACTGCTGTCTGTAGTCTTACATTTCACTCAGCTGGCCCACTTTGAATCAAGTTTGTAAAACTATACATTGTTTAAAAGCATACCTTGAATATAGTAACATTTTTATGACGATATCGTGAGCAATACAGCAAAACTTAGTTTCTGTATTATTAATAGTGGAAAGCTGGCCTGTTGAATCACTATTGCTGCAGACATCACCATCAGAGTCCAGCAAAAATTGCTTTCATGCTCTTACTGTgatttataaaaaaacaaaacaaaaaaaacaacaacaaagtgtaGGTTAATAGATAAGTCACTTTGATGggtctttgtatttatttatggtttGTCCTTGTCCCCTAACCCCAAAACTGGTTGTGGTAAATGActgattgtttgggttttccCTCTAACATTGTAGCctctttaccttacaaaataaagcacctaGGTGCTTATTGGTGGTTTATGAATAAAACGAATAGACAGGACAATTCCATTTTTGAAAATCCAGCCTTGTTTTAAACAAGAGTGAAAGAGTTCTAATATTTTCATCAGGGCTCAAGATCCTCTGCAGCTACAGGGAACCTGTATGCAATCCCCAGTGTGTGCCTTAGCATAACACACATCACAGGTCTGTGTACTTTCATCTGCAAACCAGGTTAACTGCACAAACCAGCAGGCTTTTGTTACCATCCACCAAGAGGTATGTCAGGTTAACGCCACTAAGCCTGAGgcttttaaaaacaatgaataCAAGTGCTTGACAGTTTATTCATGCATGCTCTTATacattaacatctgtttaaaTGATGTGCATGCTTCTCAGCTAAACAGTTGTGATGCATTGTTGTTCTCTCTAAACATGTTCCCACAATTCACAGCTGCTACCTGAGAGAGCTTGTGTAAACGCGAGTACAGTAACTTCCAGTTTTTACCAAGCTACAGGACAGGATGTTGTGTCAAAAGTCTATCCACCAATACCCACCCTGCGTTCTTCTCCTCCCTCATTCATTTCCTCCCTCAGTGCCTCGCCACAATGAGTCATGAGTCTTGGCATTACCGATTCAACCCTCTCTACCATACCCTCTCTCCTCCATCTTCTGTAGCCTTCTTTTTTCCCGCCAGTGCCTCTTGGCCTCATAACTGTCATGGAAACATGCAGAAATAAAACACAGCGGTCCCATCACCATCTTTGAAATGCCAAATCGATGCCAGCTCAAGAACTCTACCAAGTTGCAAAGCACATAGGGACTGAAGTGCTATGTGGCAATGTTGCCATGGTATTGtgagttgctgttgttgtcaCGCTGGTGAATCTGTTAAGCGACAAATACAAACTAAAGAGGGAACTCCTGTTTGGCTCTGTGTACGTCATATGACAGCAGTGAAATCATAGTTCTCGTATAGTATCAGCAGATTATGAATCACGTAGGATGCCGATTTGATCGACAGGAGTGAGTCACAGTTTTCTCTCAGACCGCCTGGAAGTAAATTGAATTTCAGTAAattccaccatgaattatgaaaCTTCGTTGGGTTGCCGTATGACTcgaatcattttatttatttaaaacagtgGAAAACCAACAGAAGGAAAATCCTCATTTTCAGTGGTTCCATGTGActaaatacaacaacaaaaaatcaaaCAGCAGTACAAGAAAACTGTATCAAGTTGGTACTATTTTTACTATAAGTGACTGAGTGGGGTCATTCACAATCACATCATTCTGTGTTGCTGCAGGCTGACAAACATCTGCCTCCTTCcaaagtttttcagcatcataggttttgattttatttcaatttctagtTTTAACCACCAAACGTTTTGCAGGAAACCTTGACTAAAAGAGGGTGTCGACAGTTATTGAGTTTTTCTACAGCAAATATTCTTAACATTATACACCTGCCCACGTGATGTTTTCCGTATGTATTCTGGTGTTAAATTAGCATACCatcatttaataaaaaaaattcatgcATGATGAAGAAGGATTCCCGTATAACACACGGTGATGTCATagggatttgtttgtttgttaataggtaaaagaaatgtaaaattgCAGGCACTGACACTAAGACAAATCAATAAATATAACAGGGAAAATTTAATGGTTTGATAGCTGTTAACATTCTTATAAAACTGGCTGATAAGTAAAGTTATTCATGAAGTATACTTAAAGTTTTGTTAAAGCATTCCTGATATATGGAGCATAATAAATGATGCTTTTACACGCATCTTTATTATCTTTATGATGAGATACTAAACTGTATCAAATCGACTGAAAGGGATCAGTCTTCATGTTCTGTCCTCactcaaaaaaatatttacacccAAAATACTGACTTTATATATAAATGGATTAGTTTTCCAGGTAATATTGTTACATAAGGACtgtgtaaaatgttaaatttaaaaaatatagtccaaaaaacaaagaaaactttcTATGTAAAAAGGATGTTTACAGCTTTCCTGTAATCACTTTAAGACTGCTCCTCAGTGTCACTCCTACTAGCTTTGAGTAGCTATAATTTGATCAGTGTCCTCTTCATCAGAGATGATTTCAGCACTGCTCTTTCTTCAATCACATGACACCTGAAACACAGAGGATTTTTCTATTTCCGCTTTGATCAGTCCAGTTGACATTTGTTTGGTCTTCTGAGAGATAAATGAGAGGCATAGAATGTCAGCAT contains:
- the krt8 gene encoding keratin, type II cytoskeletal 8, producing MSYRTTAMSYKSSSAPRNFSSSSYGGPSITASKRYSVRSSYGAPSQLVGGGITRSSAYSVSSGMGGSGGMGFGFGGGLGGQTPITAVTVNKSLLAPLNLEIDPNIQVVRTQEKEQIKSLNNRFASFIDKVRFLEQQNKMLETKWSLLQGQTTTRSNIDAMFEAYIANLRRQLDGLGNDKMKLEADLHNMQGLVEDFKNKYEDEINKRTECENDFVLIKKDVDEAYMNKVELEAKLESLTDEINFLRSIYEEELRELQSQIKDTSVIVEMDNSRNLDMDSIVAEVKAQYEDIANRTRAEAETWYKTKYEEMQTSANRYGDDLRATKTEIADLNRMIQRLQSEIDAVKGQRANLEAQIAEAEERGELAVKDAKARVKDLEDALQRAKQDMARQIREYQDLMNVKLALDIEIATYRKLLEGEEDRLANGIKAINISQQSTSYSGFPMDSMKSSYSSTYSSGFGSGYGSGYGSGYGGGYSSSGFSSGSGSAGGYSTQTKKNVVIKMIETKDGKVVSESSEVIED